In one Sporomusa sphaeroides DSM 2875 genomic region, the following are encoded:
- a CDS encoding putative bifunctional diguanylate cyclase/phosphodiesterase yields MAEELRILLIDDDEVDRMMVKRALRAAHAQIIIHEAVTGSQGLNEAQTGRYDCVFLDQCLPGDSGLAVLSAIRAAGVKTPVIILTGQGDEQLAVDVMKAGATDYMVKNKLSADSLSQCLRAAIRLGRAEAMIEYLSYYDAATGLPNRLLLIDRLVMALAGIERSGGMLALLFVGVDRFKLVNDTLGHGLGDKLIHLVANRLNACVGKQAVVSRVGGDVFGILLPELADSQVAASIAEDLIEGIRQPVDLNGYVWHTSASIGIAVCPDDGQNVDVLLKNAESSMYRAKEQGGDAYQFYTKSMNERVLERMLLENSLRQAIDNNELVIHYQPLIDGTTGRTVGVEALVRWLHPERGLIQPMEFIPLAEETGLIVPIGEWVLRTACAQNKAWQDAGYPPVVMAVNLSGRQFRQPDFTGRISKVLAATGLAPEYLELEITESIALEDVEYTIAILKELGAMGIGIAIDDFGTGYSSLSYLKRFPITTLKIDRIFVQDAAKSQQDAAIISAIILLAHNLNLKVVAEGVETPEQRLLLRERHCNMMQGFLFSRPLPAEQVASLFDFCW; encoded by the coding sequence ATGGCGGAAGAACTGAGAATACTGTTAATCGATGATGATGAAGTTGACCGGATGATGGTTAAGCGAGCACTCAGGGCTGCTCATGCCCAGATTATTATTCACGAGGCTGTTACCGGCAGCCAGGGGCTTAATGAGGCGCAAACAGGCAGATATGACTGTGTTTTTCTTGATCAATGCCTGCCAGGGGACAGCGGCCTGGCTGTACTGTCAGCCATTCGGGCCGCCGGGGTCAAAACACCGGTCATTATCCTGACAGGTCAGGGCGATGAACAGCTGGCTGTTGATGTAATGAAAGCCGGTGCTACCGATTATATGGTAAAAAACAAGCTTTCGGCCGACAGCCTGTCCCAGTGCCTGCGGGCAGCCATCAGGCTGGGACGGGCGGAGGCTATGATTGAATATCTGTCCTATTATGATGCTGCCACCGGGCTGCCTAACCGTCTCCTCTTAATTGACCGCTTAGTGATGGCTTTAGCAGGTATTGAGCGCAGCGGCGGCATGCTGGCGTTGTTGTTTGTCGGTGTTGACCGTTTTAAATTGGTAAACGATACCCTCGGACATGGTCTGGGTGACAAACTCATCCATCTTGTTGCCAACAGGCTGAATGCCTGCGTAGGCAAACAAGCCGTGGTTTCCAGGGTAGGCGGTGACGTGTTCGGGATTTTGCTGCCGGAACTGGCTGATTCCCAGGTGGCGGCCAGTATTGCCGAGGACCTGATCGAGGGCATCAGACAGCCGGTTGACTTGAACGGCTATGTCTGGCATACCTCTGCCAGTATCGGTATTGCCGTATGCCCTGACGACGGGCAGAATGTGGATGTGCTGCTAAAAAATGCCGAGTCGTCCATGTACCGGGCAAAAGAACAGGGTGGCGACGCGTACCAGTTTTATACTAAAAGTATGAATGAACGGGTTCTTGAGCGGATGCTGCTGGAAAATAGCTTGCGTCAGGCGATCGATAATAATGAACTGGTGATTCATTATCAGCCGCTCATTGATGGCACAACCGGACGTACCGTCGGCGTGGAGGCCCTGGTACGCTGGCTGCATCCTGAGCGTGGCCTGATACAGCCGATGGAGTTTATTCCCCTGGCGGAGGAAACCGGACTGATTGTACCCATTGGCGAATGGGTGCTCCGTACGGCGTGTGCGCAGAATAAAGCCTGGCAGGATGCCGGTTATCCGCCGGTGGTGATGGCTGTTAATTTATCCGGACGCCAGTTCCGTCAGCCGGATTTCACCGGCAGGATCAGCAAGGTACTGGCTGCTACCGGCTTGGCGCCGGAGTATCTGGAACTGGAAATTACCGAGAGCATTGCGCTGGAAGATGTGGAATATACCATTGCGATTCTCAAAGAATTAGGTGCTATGGGTATCGGAATTGCCATTGATGATTTCGGCACAGGGTATTCTTCCTTAAGTTATCTGAAACGCTTTCCGATAACAACCCTGAAGATCGACCGGATTTTTGTTCAGGATGCTGCCAAAAGCCAGCAGGATGCCGCCATTATATCGGCCATTATTTTACTGGCGCACAATCTGAATCTTAAAGTTGTTGCCGAAGGGGTGGAAACCCCCGAACAGCGGCTATTGCTGCGGGAACGGCATTGTAATATGATGCAGGGCTTTTTATTCAGCCGGCCGCTGCCGGCAGAGCAGGTGGCAAGTCTGTTTGATTTTTGCTGGTGA
- a CDS encoding response regulator encodes MRDKSMNILLIEDDEVDIMNVERAFKRINLTNPLYIARDGVEALAMLRGQNGKAIVPWPRLILLDINMPRMNGIEFLHEIRQDPALKMITVIVLTTSNEERDVVAAYQFNVAGYIIKPVSFEEFVKTLGALDHYWTLSEMP; translated from the coding sequence ATGCGGGATAAGAGCATGAACATTCTGCTCATCGAAGACGATGAAGTCGATATAATGAATGTTGAGCGGGCTTTTAAACGAATTAACCTTACGAATCCTCTCTATATTGCCCGTGATGGTGTTGAGGCATTAGCCATGCTGCGTGGTCAGAATGGCAAAGCCATTGTGCCCTGGCCCAGATTAATTTTGCTTGATATCAATATGCCCCGGATGAACGGTATCGAATTTTTACACGAAATCAGACAAGACCCTGCCTTAAAAATGATAACAGTGATTGTTCTGACAACCTCGAATGAAGAACGGGATGTTGTTGCTGCTTACCAGTTCAACGTTGCCGGCTATATTATTAAGCCGGTTTCATTTGAAGAATTTGTTAAAACCTTGGGAGCGCTTGACCATTATTGGACGTTAAGCGAGATGCCGTAA
- a CDS encoding Cof-type HAD-IIB family hydrolase, which translates to MAIKLVALDLDDTLLNSKLAVSPRACEVIRQAVAQGVTVTIATGRMYRSALPYARQLGLDVPIITYNGALIKSCLSGEVLLDQPIERKLSQQVLALCKERGWYIQNYVRDELYVEKINQYAEQYSRLAAVPVTAVGDRLYDGEESSNKMLIMSTPEGILEIYDICKALFGNQLSIAISKPTYLEITDPLANKGRALAFLADTLGITKEETMAVGDSGNDVDMLKYAGWSVAMGNASAAVKAIARLETLANDADGVAEAIEKYVLA; encoded by the coding sequence ATGGCAATAAAATTAGTAGCATTGGATTTGGATGATACCTTATTAAACAGTAAACTGGCCGTCTCGCCGCGGGCGTGTGAGGTCATTCGCCAAGCCGTGGCGCAGGGGGTAACGGTGACGATAGCCACCGGGCGGATGTACCGTTCGGCCTTACCGTATGCCCGGCAACTGGGGTTGGATGTGCCGATTATTACCTATAACGGGGCGCTGATTAAGTCCTGTTTGTCAGGAGAGGTATTACTGGATCAACCCATTGAGCGGAAGCTGTCGCAGCAGGTGCTGGCCCTGTGCAAAGAACGGGGCTGGTATATTCAAAATTATGTCCGGGATGAACTGTATGTGGAAAAAATCAACCAATACGCTGAGCAGTATTCGCGCCTGGCGGCGGTACCGGTCACCGCTGTGGGGGACAGGCTGTATGACGGGGAAGAATCTTCCAATAAAATGCTGATTATGTCCACGCCGGAAGGCATTCTTGAGATATATGACATATGTAAGGCTCTGTTTGGCAATCAGCTCAGTATCGCAATATCCAAGCCAACCTATCTGGAGATAACTGACCCGTTGGCCAATAAAGGCAGAGCGCTGGCTTTTTTAGCCGATACGCTGGGAATAACAAAAGAGGAAACAATGGCTGTCGGCGATAGCGGCAATGATGTCGACATGCTCAAGTACGCCGGTTGGAGTGTGGCGATGGGCAACGCCAGTGCGGCCGTGAAAGCCATTGCCCGTTTGGAAACGCTGGCCAATGATGCCGATGGCGTGGCGGAAGCTATTGAAAAATATGTGCTGGCATAA
- a CDS encoding phage holin family protein, producing MSGFLLRIIINAVILFMVVVELPGIFVDTLGGTLLGATIVGVANAAIRPLLSIADLPLSFMNLGGITVVTNVFTPFMVVKALPGFQITGMVASLAGILLITLCSVTLSKVIHDR from the coding sequence GTGAGTGGTTTTTTGCTGCGGATTATTATTAATGCGGTAATTCTATTTATGGTAGTGGTTGAACTACCGGGTATTTTTGTGGATACTTTAGGCGGGACTTTGTTGGGTGCGACTATCGTCGGGGTGGCTAATGCCGCCATCAGGCCGCTCTTGTCAATTGCCGATTTGCCGCTTTCATTCATGAATCTGGGCGGTATTACTGTTGTGACCAATGTGTTTACTCCGTTCATGGTGGTCAAAGCATTGCCGGGGTTTCAAATCACTGGTATGGTAGCATCGCTGGCGGGGATTTTGCTAATAACCCTATGCAGTGTCACGCTGTCAAAAGTAATACATGACAGGTAG
- a CDS encoding methylated-DNA--[protein]-cysteine S-methyltransferase, which yields MVKPTAKPPALYCDLISTAWGPIAAIWSDVGLWELGFPCADETAALADIRVKEFTMLEAGREACLWSEELSRELQLYFQGFPVTFSVPVDWRLYTPFQTAVLTYTAGIPYGTTVSYQAVAQAVGNPKAARAVGGALNGNRTPLVVPCHRVVGANGSLTGFEGGIDLKRALLLLETEIVE from the coding sequence ATGGTAAAGCCCACAGCAAAGCCACCGGCCTTGTATTGTGATCTGATTTCCACTGCCTGGGGTCCGATTGCTGCCATATGGTCTGATGTAGGCTTGTGGGAATTAGGGTTTCCGTGTGCTGACGAAACGGCTGCCTTGGCCGATATCCGTGTTAAAGAGTTCACCATGCTGGAGGCAGGCCGGGAAGCCTGCCTCTGGTCTGAGGAACTGAGCCGGGAGTTGCAACTATATTTTCAGGGGTTTCCGGTTACTTTCAGCGTACCGGTTGACTGGCGGCTGTATACCCCGTTTCAGACGGCGGTGCTCACCTATACGGCAGGCATCCCGTACGGTACTACTGTCAGTTATCAGGCGGTAGCCCAGGCTGTCGGCAATCCAAAGGCGGCCAGAGCGGTTGGCGGTGCGCTGAACGGCAACCGGACGCCGCTGGTGGTGCCCTGCCACCGGGTAGTGGGGGCTAATGGCAGTCTGACCGGCTTTGAGGGCGGTATCGACCTGAAACGGGCGCTGTTATTGCTGGAAACAGAGATTGTAGAGTAA
- a CDS encoding alpha-hydroxy-acid oxidizing protein, whose product MDIISIKTAAKEKFQGACRLCPVCNGIVCAGEVPGMGGLGTGAAFRHNVEALADCRLNLRTIHSVKNPDMSCRIFGLELTLPIIAAAIGGIAMNMKGALTEEEYDTAIVSGCRKAGTIGMTGDGPNPAVFSTGMAAIGKEQGWGIPIIKPRETDKIVELAKQAAAAGCPAFGIDIDAAALVNMTNAGQPVGPKTIHELEYIKNRTTIPFIVKGIMTPDDAEACWQAGVDAIVVSNHGGRALDYTPGTAEVLPYIAEAVKGKMTVLVDGGIRSGADVLKMLALGADAVLLGRPLAIAAVGGGADGVDFMINKYRAELSAAMTLTGTAQTNDVPVEILW is encoded by the coding sequence ATGGATATTATAAGCATTAAGACGGCTGCAAAAGAAAAATTTCAGGGTGCCTGCCGGCTTTGTCCTGTATGCAATGGGATTGTCTGTGCCGGAGAAGTGCCAGGCATGGGCGGTTTGGGTACAGGTGCGGCCTTTCGGCATAATGTAGAAGCTCTGGCTGACTGCCGCCTGAATTTAAGAACCATTCATAGTGTGAAAAATCCTGATATGTCCTGTCGGATATTTGGTTTGGAATTAACGCTGCCCATTATTGCCGCAGCTATTGGCGGCATTGCGATGAATATGAAAGGTGCACTGACAGAGGAAGAATACGACACAGCCATTGTCAGCGGCTGTCGTAAGGCCGGCACTATCGGTATGACCGGTGACGGCCCCAATCCGGCGGTTTTTTCCACAGGTATGGCGGCAATTGGCAAGGAACAGGGCTGGGGAATACCGATTATCAAACCGCGTGAGACAGATAAAATTGTTGAACTGGCTAAACAGGCGGCTGCTGCCGGTTGTCCGGCTTTTGGCATAGATATCGATGCCGCCGCGCTGGTTAATATGACTAATGCCGGACAGCCTGTAGGCCCTAAGACTATTCATGAACTGGAATACATCAAAAACCGTACCACCATTCCTTTTATCGTTAAAGGGATTATGACCCCTGATGATGCTGAGGCCTGCTGGCAGGCCGGTGTTGATGCCATTGTCGTGTCCAACCATGGTGGACGGGCGCTGGATTATACGCCTGGTACGGCCGAGGTGCTCCCGTATATTGCCGAAGCTGTGAAAGGCAAGATGACTGTATTGGTTGACGGCGGCATCAGAAGTGGAGCTGATGTATTAAAAATGCTGGCTCTGGGTGCTGATGCCGTGCTGCTCGGACGGCCGCTGGCCATTGCCGCAGTAGGCGGCGGGGCGGATGGGGTGGATTTTATGATCAATAAATACCGGGCCGAACTCAGTGCGGCCATGACCTTGACAGGTACAGCCCAGACCAATGACGTGCCTGTAGAAATATTATGGTAA
- a CDS encoding DUF3841 domain-containing protein — MGVEERMDCQHNQITLYTAQTDEVVANLLAHGHHYVKLEYISRKYAEVSAVFLQAYAWYTEHAQRIVPKPQQAESAVWSFCDIKYLERHPGHQILKLSVPLASAVFFRMSDWNKILNLNYIGESAAEEALFAEKLARYGIRYAGDIHTTPFYPHLKKECRDSWQNLFRYDQKVKATGSCLYPDMQAGLWQVKKEWIVAKVGD; from the coding sequence ATGGGAGTTGAAGAAAGAATGGATTGTCAGCATAACCAGATAACACTGTACACAGCCCAGACTGATGAAGTAGTCGCTAACCTCTTGGCGCATGGGCATCATTATGTCAAACTAGAGTACATTTCCCGGAAATATGCCGAAGTATCTGCTGTGTTTCTCCAGGCATATGCCTGGTATACTGAACATGCGCAGCGTATTGTTCCCAAACCGCAGCAAGCCGAATCGGCTGTCTGGTCTTTTTGTGATATAAAATACCTGGAACGTCATCCCGGCCACCAAATATTGAAGCTCAGCGTTCCCCTTGCGAGCGCGGTATTTTTCCGGATGAGCGACTGGAACAAGATACTGAACCTTAACTATATTGGTGAATCAGCAGCAGAGGAAGCTCTATTTGCCGAAAAGCTAGCTCGCTATGGCATTCGTTATGCAGGGGATATACACACAACCCCCTTTTATCCCCACCTCAAAAAAGAGTGCCGGGACAGCTGGCAAAATTTGTTTCGCTATGACCAAAAGGTAAAGGCGACCGGCTCCTGCCTGTACCCGGATATGCAGGCAGGTCTGTGGCAGGTCAAAAAAGAATGGATTGTTGCAAAGGTGGGAGACTGA
- a CDS encoding DUF3841 domain-containing protein has product MKNKIRIWTKQHENILKDLEANDRYIVKKEYIVGKMEEHASLYLDVYNWYYLAASKLVMPPQDVQYPIWVSLAEEEKIANSPGNVQIEILVDEDQLITMDFDKWGRIVNYMYIPADAQDEQEHAALLRRYGVDDCTAYMKPFYPNIRQKIIKSWDRLFDESIVLTEARVGTIWELKKEWIVSITR; this is encoded by the coding sequence ATGAAGAATAAGATAAGAATTTGGACCAAGCAACATGAAAACATCCTCAAAGATTTAGAAGCCAATGACCGGTATATCGTAAAAAAAGAATACATAGTGGGTAAAATGGAGGAACACGCCTCGCTGTACCTGGATGTATACAATTGGTATTATTTAGCAGCAAGCAAGTTGGTCATGCCTCCTCAAGATGTACAATACCCTATCTGGGTGTCTTTAGCAGAGGAAGAAAAAATAGCGAACAGCCCGGGCAATGTGCAGATAGAAATCCTGGTAGACGAAGATCAGCTTATTACCATGGATTTTGATAAATGGGGCCGGATCGTCAACTATATGTATATCCCTGCTGATGCACAGGATGAACAAGAACATGCGGCACTGCTGCGCCGTTATGGAGTTGACGATTGTACTGCTTATATGAAACCTTTCTACCCCAATATCAGACAAAAGATCATTAAAAGCTGGGATCGACTATTTGACGAGAGTATCGTTTTGACTGAAGCCAGGGTGGGAACTATATGGGAGTTGAAGAAAGAATGGATTGTCAGCATAACCAGATAA
- a CDS encoding PucR family transcriptional regulator, translating to MTLKQFYEKFKEKHQLTLIAGEKGIHASIEGIYLLEDLNNIKFLRDRGLIITTGLANHYDDYWLEELLCAARRKSASGVILCMGAYITEIPLPLVEYCNYNNLPLLVIPWDIYIVDIMQEYYDDFFKEKQQGEYFGKIFSNAMFNNTIDNEFIADHEDMKPYSYSTYGIVAFKNVAKDTLTAVLNQTEEKYLILTKKTTLYAILYNITESNFSAAAALLHMSLSTKPVHYGIATLGQGIHSLFNKRIESDKALQVAMATRKTYCCYNELGLYRIILGISDGAILDDLYTQSLKAVVDYDNEHNSNYLEILRYYIEFNSSVQRVAEHTFTHRNTINYSIGKIKKILQSDLSSMEERCRIQLAFCLYDLQQ from the coding sequence TTGACACTGAAACAATTTTATGAGAAGTTCAAAGAAAAACATCAGCTGACATTAATAGCCGGCGAAAAGGGTATTCATGCTTCTATTGAAGGCATCTATCTGTTAGAGGATTTGAATAATATTAAATTTCTGCGCGACAGAGGCTTGATTATTACAACCGGACTTGCCAACCATTATGACGACTACTGGCTTGAAGAACTCCTTTGTGCGGCGAGACGAAAAAGCGCAAGCGGTGTTATCCTATGTATGGGGGCTTATATTACCGAGATACCGCTTCCTCTTGTTGAATACTGCAACTATAACAATTTGCCGCTGCTTGTCATACCTTGGGACATATATATTGTTGATATTATGCAAGAATATTATGATGATTTTTTTAAAGAGAAACAACAAGGAGAATATTTTGGTAAAATATTCTCCAATGCGATGTTTAACAATACTATTGACAATGAATTTATTGCAGACCATGAGGATATGAAACCGTATTCTTATTCTACCTATGGGATTGTTGCTTTTAAAAATGTTGCTAAGGACACATTAACTGCCGTCCTGAATCAAACTGAGGAAAAATACCTGATTCTGACGAAAAAAACTACACTGTATGCCATTTTATATAACATAACTGAAAGCAATTTTTCGGCAGCAGCAGCTTTGCTGCATATGTCTCTAAGTACCAAGCCTGTTCATTATGGGATTGCCACTCTGGGGCAGGGTATACACTCGCTATTTAACAAACGAATAGAATCAGATAAAGCGTTGCAAGTAGCAATGGCTACCCGCAAGACTTACTGCTGCTATAATGAGTTAGGCCTTTATCGAATTATATTAGGTATTTCCGATGGGGCGATATTGGACGATTTATATACACAGTCGCTGAAGGCTGTTGTCGACTACGACAATGAGCATAACTCCAATTACCTAGAAATACTGCGCTATTATATCGAATTTAATTCCAGTGTCCAACGGGTTGCTGAACACACTTTTACACATCGAAATACTATCAATTACAGTATTGGAAAAATCAAAAAAATACTCCAGAGCGATTTGTCTTCCATGGAAGAGCGCTGCCGGATTCAACTGGCTTTTTGTCTTTATGACTTACAGCAGTGA
- a CDS encoding PucR family transcriptional regulator produces MTLKQFYEKFQKKHQLTLLAGEKGIYEPVEWVYLLEDLNNVKYLRGRELIITTGLANNYDRWLEEFIYSVHKKGVSGIILCIGTYIKDVPNSLIDYCNANGLPLLIIPWEIRMVDIMQDYYDDTIKEKQEAQYFSKIFSSAMFDNRIDNALIAEHEDMEQYVYSTYGIVAFKNIAADKLTALLNQVEQKYLILTKKTIQYAILYNITESNFSAVIAFLHKSLSTGSIHYGIAALGQGIHSLFDKRIEADKALQVAMATRKTYCFYNDLGLYQIILGISNEAILDNLYAQTLKPIVEYDQQHKSSYLETLRYYIEFNSSVQLIAEHTFTHRNTINYRIAKIKSLLQSDLSSAQERCRIQLAFCLYDLRQG; encoded by the coding sequence TTGACGCTAAAACAATTTTATGAAAAGTTTCAAAAAAAGCACCAGCTAACACTACTAGCTGGTGAAAAGGGTATCTATGAGCCTGTCGAATGGGTTTATCTGCTAGAGGACCTGAATAATGTTAAATACCTGCGCGGCAGAGAGTTAATAATTACGACCGGGCTTGCCAACAATTATGACCGCTGGCTTGAAGAGTTCATTTATTCAGTACATAAAAAAGGGGTAAGCGGTATTATCTTATGTATTGGAACTTATATTAAGGATGTGCCGAATTCTCTTATTGACTACTGCAACGCCAATGGCTTGCCGCTACTTATCATACCGTGGGAAATACGCATGGTTGATATTATGCAGGATTACTATGATGATACTATTAAAGAGAAACAAGAAGCACAATATTTCAGCAAAATATTTTCCAGTGCCATGTTTGATAATCGGATTGATAATGCACTTATTGCTGAACATGAAGATATGGAGCAGTATGTCTATTCCACCTATGGAATTGTCGCTTTCAAAAACATTGCTGCCGATAAATTAACTGCGTTGTTAAATCAAGTGGAACAAAAATATTTGATTTTGACGAAAAAAACGATACAGTATGCCATCCTGTATAACATAACCGAAAGCAATTTTTCGGCTGTAATAGCTTTCCTGCATAAGTCCTTAAGCACCGGATCTATTCATTATGGCATTGCCGCTTTGGGGCAGGGCATACACTCGCTATTTGATAAACGAATAGAAGCAGATAAAGCCCTGCAAGTAGCAATGGCTACCCGCAAAACTTATTGCTTCTATAATGACTTAGGTTTGTATCAAATTATATTAGGCATTTCCAATGAGGCGATATTAGACAATTTATATGCGCAAACGCTGAAGCCTATTGTAGAGTACGACCAACAACACAAATCCAGTTATTTAGAAACGCTGCGCTATTATATTGAATTTAACTCCAGTGTACAACTCATTGCTGAGCACACCTTTACCCATCGAAATACCATCAACTACCGTATTGCCAAAATCAAAAGCTTACTCCAGAGCGACTTGTCTTCCGCACAAGAGCGTTGCCGGATTCAACTGGCTTTTTGCCTTTATGATTTACGACAAGGATAA
- the rd gene encoding rubredoxin, producing MEKYRCMVCGYEYDPDQGDLDHGVQPGTAFADVSEDWQCPVCGVGKDQFEQI from the coding sequence ATGGAAAAGTATAGATGTATGGTATGCGGTTATGAGTATGATCCGGATCAGGGCGACCTGGACCATGGCGTTCAGCCGGGAACAGCATTTGCCGATGTATCGGAAGACTGGCAATGCCCGGTCTGCGGCGTAGGCAAAGACCAGTTCGAGCAAATATAG
- the uvrC gene encoding excinuclease ABC subunit UvrC, with product MSPAVEEKLALLPDKPGVYLMKDGKNRIIYVGKAINLKNRVRSYFQSSRNHSPKVIALVARIADLEYIITASEIEALILECNLIKKHRPKYNISLRDDKSYPYIKVTREDYPRVYATRKVVKDGARYFGPYTSAGAVHETLKLLKNLFPLRSCRQLDAKRPCLEHHIKRCLAPCAGKVDHETYGGMIKAVGLFLEGRSDAVVKQLKQAMGQAAEDLEFEQAARLRDQLAAVEKIIEKQNMVTGSGDQDAIGLARSAAGICAQVFFIRSGKMVGRDHFMLTGGEDETDQTILEAFVKQYYSQAAFIPREILLPLALAEQHLLAEWLSGVKGGRVQVETPKRGTKKDLVNMAAGNAATVLEEQAVRLEADAGKTAGAAAELGQYLGLPGAPERIECFDISHIQGSETVASMVVFEGGQPNKNEYRRYKLKTVEGKPDDFKSMQEVVGRRYREAIEKGPVPDLIIIDGGKGQLSSALPIIRAAGLTEVTVVGLAKEFEHIFREGISEPLILPRHSQSLYLVQRIRDEAHRFAITYHRKLRSKRNLVSVLDHIPGIGAKRRKALWDHFGSLPKIKAAEVAELTKVNGMTLPAAEAVYNFFRKKVYE from the coding sequence ATATCTCCTGCAGTTGAGGAAAAACTGGCATTATTGCCTGACAAGCCTGGCGTCTATCTGATGAAAGACGGGAAAAACCGGATTATCTATGTCGGCAAAGCCATTAATTTGAAAAACCGGGTGCGCTCCTATTTTCAGTCAAGCCGTAATCATTCGCCCAAAGTAATTGCTTTGGTGGCGAGGATTGCCGACCTGGAGTATATCATTACTGCTTCTGAAATTGAAGCCCTGATACTGGAGTGCAATCTGATAAAAAAACATCGTCCCAAGTACAATATCAGCTTACGGGACGACAAAAGCTACCCCTATATTAAGGTGACGCGAGAAGACTATCCCCGAGTATATGCCACCCGTAAGGTGGTAAAAGACGGTGCCAGGTATTTCGGTCCGTACACCAGTGCCGGCGCGGTGCATGAAACGCTCAAGCTCTTAAAAAACCTGTTTCCGCTGCGTTCCTGCCGCCAGCTTGACGCCAAGCGTCCTTGCCTGGAACACCATATTAAACGCTGCCTGGCTCCGTGTGCCGGGAAAGTGGATCATGAAACCTACGGCGGGATGATTAAAGCCGTGGGTCTGTTTCTGGAAGGCCGCAGTGACGCGGTTGTTAAGCAGCTTAAGCAGGCCATGGGACAAGCGGCGGAAGACCTGGAGTTTGAACAGGCTGCCAGGCTGCGCGACCAGCTTGCGGCTGTCGAGAAAATTATTGAAAAGCAAAACATGGTAACAGGCAGCGGCGACCAGGATGCCATTGGCTTGGCCAGGTCGGCCGCCGGGATTTGTGCCCAGGTATTCTTTATTCGCAGCGGCAAAATGGTGGGACGGGATCACTTCATGCTGACAGGCGGCGAGGATGAAACCGATCAGACTATCCTGGAAGCCTTTGTTAAACAGTACTACAGCCAGGCTGCCTTTATTCCCCGGGAAATCCTGCTGCCGCTGGCGCTGGCGGAGCAGCATCTTTTAGCCGAGTGGCTGAGCGGTGTCAAAGGCGGGCGGGTACAGGTAGAAACCCCGAAACGAGGCACGAAGAAAGATTTGGTCAATATGGCGGCAGGCAACGCGGCCACCGTACTGGAAGAACAGGCGGTGCGGCTGGAAGCCGATGCCGGCAAGACGGCCGGCGCCGCAGCCGAGCTTGGACAGTACCTGGGCTTGCCGGGTGCGCCTGAACGGATTGAGTGTTTTGACATTTCCCATATACAAGGTTCGGAAACGGTGGCGTCGATGGTGGTGTTTGAGGGCGGGCAGCCCAATAAGAATGAATACCGCCGCTATAAGTTAAAAACCGTCGAAGGCAAGCCGGATGACTTTAAGTCCATGCAGGAGGTAGTGGGGCGGCGTTATCGCGAGGCAATCGAAAAAGGACCTGTGCCGGATTTGATTATTATCGACGGCGGCAAAGGCCAGCTTAGCTCGGCCCTGCCCATTATTCGTGCTGCCGGGCTTACAGAAGTGACGGTAGTGGGGCTTGCCAAGGAATTTGAACATATCTTCCGTGAAGGAATCAGCGAACCGCTCATTCTGCCACGGCACTCCCAGTCGCTGTATTTGGTGCAGCGCATCCGCGACGAAGCCCACCGCTTTGCCATTACCTACCACCGAAAATTGCGGTCCAAGCGTAATCTGGTGTCAGTGCTTGACCATATCCCTGGCATTGGCGCCAAACGCCGGAAAGCGCTGTGGGATCATTTCGGCAGCCTGCCCAAAATTAAAGCCGCCGAGGTAGCGGAACTAACGAAAGTTAACGGCATGACGCTGCCTGCGGCTGAAGCGGTGTACAATTTCTTTCGCAAGAAAGTGTATGAATAA